In the Sander lucioperca isolate FBNREF2018 chromosome 24, SLUC_FBN_1.2, whole genome shotgun sequence genome, AATCaccacttttacttttggtactttaagtatttttATGctgatacttttgtacttttacttatttctacactgtggtatcaGTACTTTAACTTGAGTACTTTGtggtatattttatattatgttttattatgatgtaatgtttttattttgttattataattCTAAGAGTCAGTCAGTTTTGTCATTAGTAAACCTCCATACAGATCTGTTCCGCTCATCTCCATGTTTGTTTTCTCCCTGTCCACGTTTGTTTTCTCCCTGTCCAAACgattccagccaatcagagtgattctgattggctggcatCGTTTGGACGGAAAAAAATACTTTCCTGTTGGACGTTTTGGGCGAGTTTTTTCTGAATAAGGGCAAAACCAGAATGTAATGTGCATTAAACGTAGTCAGTGACTCTTAAGCCGTTTTCCAACAGTCTCCTGAGTTCATCTCTTCACATAGTGATGCTGTTCTGTGGCTTTGTGCGTTGTCCGTAGGCCGCTGACTCTCCATGCGCCAACACCTCTTTCCACATGATAATCCAACATTTGTCTTTTCCTCGTGAGCAATGCAAATTTCCACAAAGTCCATCAACAAGAAtctccacttctctctctctcactctccacTGAAGGAGTGAATGTTACGCAGGTCAGAAACGTTCATCGTCCAGGCAAATTATGGCATTTTGTGATGTTTGTTGTCCAGGTTTTGATAGGAGCAAACATTACAACAAAGAACAATGGCGTCTCTGTAAAGAAGCATCAGCCCTCCCCGGTGTCTACCTGCTACATCCCTGATTACCCAGACAGGTAGAATGCACCTGAGGCCTTTACTACCAACAAAGATTTGGGGTTACCAAGggaacttcaggttcaacccagggttttgtttATCACAATGGTGggtcacttgttaccgggttaaattgCCGTGGTAATTTATACTGAACACCTAACCTACTCgggattagagatcaaccggtgtaaaagcaccgcctactgaccaatcaatactcgatgataacggcgtcaccgttcttagaagatcaggtggagctcggtgcggagagagagaggtgcgctaaTAAAAGAtagaacatttagagaccgacaacatCATTAGCATTCCCTGATGGGTTTCTTTAtgaaaagatatagattttaagCGGAGGGAATTGCGTATCTTCGtcagcttcttgagccgtgtgttgccaatgcgacaCATCGACGACACTACGTTAACAAGAATCTTGTGAGCTGGCTAGTTGACTTTTGAACAGATAGATCTCAGAGGGTGAGGGTAAATGgtgttttatcttatcttttaACCACTTTTATGTAACTTATGAGGCAGCACGGTGGctcgttccgggcctttctgtgtggagtttgcatgttcttcccgtgtttgcgtgggttttctccgggtgctccggtttcctcccatcataaagacatgcatgctgggtaactaggactacagttgaaaattagccaactggctaacactggcgcatttacagaaatgttgatttatgtgcattgtcctaatcaaataaataaatcttaaataCACCAGTGAGTGCCGCAGTCTTAACACTGATTGACACATAATCAAGTTTGCGGATGATTCTGTAATTGTGTCACTACTTAACGACAAGGACACTAGCCTTGGTCCAGTGGTGAATGAACATTAACGTCTTGAAAACCAAAGAAATTATTATTGATTTTAGGAAGAACCCTCTGCCAAGTTCTCCTGTTTTTATTCATGGCCAGGCTGTTGACTTTGTACAACAGTACAAATATCTGGGCACAATTATTGATAATAACTTGCTATTTGAGGCCAACAACAGCAGTTTGTGCTATGGCCCACCAATCAATgtattgttttaatgttgatatatcttttgtgaaaaatgttttattcttgttttattGAGTCTGTTTTAACCTTCCAGTTGTCCTCGGGTCATATTTGAcccgtttacaaaaactttctatatcagaactatgacaaaagaacgttgaaaaaaattgacaaatgttggaaaaatcgccaaaaacatttgtttttaaaacgctgaaaaaagtgactaatGTGTGGACGGGTtgactcagtgggtagagcaggcgcacatgtactgagaggtttatgcctcgacgcagagctccagggttcgagtccgacctgtgacgatttcctgcatgtcttccccctctctcccccctttcttaCCTAGCAgttcctgtcaattaaaggcggaaaagacccaaaaaataatcttaaaaaaaaattgaaaaagtgacaaaaaaaaaaacatcaaaaacatcggcaaaggtgttaaaaaaaatagttacaaaacaattggaaaaaagtgggggaaaaaaacatcggaaaaagcgacaaaaaacaatttaaaaaatgccaaaaagttggaaaaaagtgacaaaaatttgaataaaatcgtcaaaaacgttgaaaagtgtcgaaaaaataacaaaatgttgaaatttcaacCCAGAAAAACACCAAGTTGCATGGAACGACGGGAAGATAACACAAGTTAACTTCCTCTTGTATCTGCTGGTTTGGgtctcttattttgaaaaatgagcAGGTGTAACACCAAGAGATGGAAGAGCTCATTTGTACCTGTTGCATTGGTCTCATTAATACCTACATGTAatttatacatgtttttttctcatactctgAGCCAGAAATCTACACTTCAGCAGcacttactgtacatacaccaaactttccagttgtATTCCTATGTATATTCTTAAGCTTTCTACAGAGGGGTTTGTCCATATATCACTCGGTCTGATTTATACAACATTTTAGACCTAAAAACGGGGCGAAAATGGattttttatggctgttgacAGTTATTTTCTGATTAATGGGAATGATAAAAAGAGATATCCAAAATCCCCTCTGAAAAAACCTTTGactctaatatgtcaacaaaatgaaattagAATTTTGAATCTGACTTTATCCAATGTTCAGATTTCTCTTCTGGAAATATATGTAAATTAGCATATATTTTAATGAGATACTACCTTATTTGCATATTTGAAcataaaactttgaaaaaacttgtaatacaaaagatatttgtcttaatgtcagtaatcaactggggaagtttcatgctgatatcttagttgttttttttctacctaTTCATCTATGAAATATGAATGTATGTTATGTTGTGTATGGATGGCTGTCTGCTGTTCTCTGCTGGCTGTAGAAagaataataaagtttactttATCTTGATCTTGAAGGACGTGTTTCAGTTGCAATTCATTACCCATCAGACTTTCTGCTTTCCATCAGCAGGTGCTTCTCTATTGGAAGTTAATCTACAAACATCATTGATCAAGCCAATTTTgagcaaacttttaaaatgttgcaaaaaacaAATTGAATTAGAAGTGTTTccatcaatgtgtgtgtgtgtgtgtgtgtgtgtgtgtgtgtgtgtgtgtgtgtgtgtgtagggaaaCATTTGATCCATAAATGTAGATATTTTAAGTCATGGaaacagtgaaataaaaaagccattacattgattttttttttctcttattgtATTTTCTTCTTTATGTTGATTAGTTATGTAGAAGCTCCTAGgtcttgtttatttgtttgtttgtatatctgtactccgaataaagaaataaaacaagaaaacgTGCCCCAGCTGATCTTTATTAACATGCGACTCGTGTTCACGGCGTTTCCTGTTTCAAGTTTACTTTCACACaggttgtgttgcagtcagTTTCCTCTGAAGCTCCAGCTGAAGGTAATGGAAGCCGTCTGACACCTTTTGACCTGTTAGCTTAGTTTGAGAGCAGAAAGCTGCAGAGAAACTAACACAACTCTGACTGGGGACTCAACTACACAAAGATAGACCaggctcctgaccaggctaacagctagcctgctccagaCCAGGCTAATAGCTAGCCTGTTCCAGACCAGGCTAACAACTAGCCTGCTccagaccaggctaacagctagcctgctccagaccaggctaacagctagcctgctcctgaccaggctaacagctagcctgctccagaCCAgactaacagccaggctaagagctagcctgctcctgaccaggctaacagccaggctaagagctagcctgctcctgaccagtgTGACCACCAAAGtgtgagctgtagttccaataaaacaaaaaaaaaaaccttttcttCTTCAGAACCAATGAGAACAGAGAGAGTGATAAAGATGAtaaagatgatgaagatgatttGTGTGAGTTTGTCTCCCTCTGGTGTATCTCTGTCTCCAACAACTAAACCAGCAGAAATCCTCGCCTCCCATTGGCTCTTTTCTGTAGCTTTTTTGTCTCCTGTAAAAGTCCAGTTTAGACCATTATAACCATCTATAAAATATTGAAGGACAATTTGATGGGagaattaatttattttactgtgAAAGTAAAACGTAGCATCAAagtacaaagaaacaaagaaacaattCTCTGAGTCTTTACtgaacaataaataaaagaaaattgcctttaaaaaaaacattaaaatcagATTTCAAACTTTTGATttgttctcttttcttctcagcTGCTCTTCTGGCTTCTCCTGAGGGATtacaatgcattctgggaagtgtagtccctctagtggatccTTCTGGCTTCTCCTAAAGGGATTTCactgcattctgggaaatgttaTATGGATAGTATGGCCAACTAGGGAATCGAATGTTCTGAGCTATCCCGTTATGCGATTGGTTCCGAGGTGGTCACGTGTTTCGTGGACTCTATGTTTGATACCAACAATCATCTGATTCCCATTGACATAGCGTAGGGAATAGTGGATGaatttaataaattatttaaaaaatgacaaaaatcaaGGAAAAAATGCCCAACTGTTGCACGTTTGGTGCCCCCGTGAAccaaaaaggcaaaaagtaTGGGAGCTGTTCATTATTGTGTGAGGTaaatctctctatctctctatctctctttctctcttcgaTATGATAACAAATTACATAGGACAAATATAGTAATACCATGCTGTCAAAAAAGTTCTAACACTGCTTTAGAAATGCATGAAGTTTGAAGTTTACCTTATGCTAGTGTTAGCTTTTTGCTAACACTCCATGTACCTAAATGCTTGTGATCTTGCCATAGtcatatggcttttggtctcgactgagtccaggtgtctttattatcttcataataatattggagggaaagtgaaacagcTTGGACGAGGATgttgttcggcttttcacaagtttatacacgccaacgttagctaacattagcacaaCAGCGTTAGCTtagcctgctaggtaaatattatgactgccttcggagtttcctataactgcatccacgttgtcaacataagacctgtggcattagtgctccttttgtaccatcattttattgaatgaaatattaagcttcgctcctacgagattgGTGGGTTTTTGTCaggttacacacaaagctaactggctatagttagcctgtatgctagcggcCATTAGCTAACATTGCCAAGCCACCCAGCAACTTTGGCAgtagagtttcggcgagctTTTTAAGAGGCCCATTTACAATATAGAAGTTAAATATACACTGGAATATTTCCGTAAGGGCCTTTTACATATTGACAAAGGTTGATAATAACATGTATATGCCTGTTTAAGGTGAAAATAACCGATCTATTTCAAGATAGCATATTCGCCCCATAGGGTCACACTGTAGTCATCTGACGATGGTATCCAATATGGCGCCCATGATTTGAGTTGGCCAAACTCTCTATATATACAGCTCTGTCCTGAGGGATtccaatgcattctgggaagtGTAGTCCCTCCAGTGGATCCTGGCTGAATCATCTGAAGGTAAGACTTCTTTTTTaactctgtttctgtgtctgaatAAAAGTTCAACAAGTTTGAtgcaaaaaatatcaaaatgttcagaataaaagttgaatattttcagaaaaaaaagtcccaaaattttgagagaaaaaaagaaacattttcagaataaaagtcgaatattttcagaataaaagtcccAATATTTTTTTaggagaaaaatatattttcagaataaaagtgaacattttcagaataaaactcCCAATATTTTAAGAGGAAAAACTATCAATATTTTCAtaacaaaagtcaaatattttgagaCAGAAATTGCTACAACGGGTTGCTCagtgtgtccccccccccccccaaaaaaaaaagacttgttaGTCTATCCGGACTTTGTAGGACTCGTTAGAGCTGGTCCAGTCTCTCTGCACATTATATTTAAACTGTTTGAGTTGGATGTTGACAGACGAGATGATCCGAACGGATCGTGACACGCGGCCTCTGAAGCTCGGCCTAATGGCGGTGAACAGGATGAATATAAGGAGCCcctgaaacacaaaaacagagagTTTATCTGGAGCCTAAAACTCAAAGAACTTAGTCAGATGTTTTGGTAatcaaaagaacaacaacaaagcagcaaaaaaaaaaaacgccccaAAACTGATATAAATGTGTCAGAAACATCGACAAAAAggtaacaaaacaacaaaaacaggttTCAGAAAGTGGCAAAAAGGCTACAAAAAAGCGCCAACAAAGCTgcaaaaaaaagcccaaaaagtgACCGAAAAGGTGACAAAACGTCGACAAAAACAGGCTTTAAAAATGTGGCAAAAAAGCGCCaacaaagcagcaaaaaaatgGTGACAAAAAGTCGACAAAACGTAGACAAAAACAGGCTTCAGCGTCAGAAAAGCCTTCATCCATTTTTGATGGGACACAAATTGAAAAAGTTTCCAGCTACAAGTTTCTGGGTATTTTGGGTAAATCTTGCATCACCCAAAGTTGTAGGAAACAGATTGCTCCGTTTCTATCAGTTTTGTATTATGGGGATATCATTTATAAATTTATATGTATGTGGCTTCCTCTGCATGCCCTTAGATTGATATCTGACTCACCTGTGTGGTGGTGCAGAGGCAGAAGATGATGCTGACCACCACGTGGGCAGTTCCTGTGGTAACCAGCACCAGGTAACCCAGAGTCCAGGACAGACCGAGTAACACGGCCAGAGAAAAACTGTTCAGGAACTTCCTGATGctgcagaaacacaaaacaaagtttatataatttataaaatatttcTTGTTCTATAGGagaaatatttacttttttaataagtaattaatttaaaaatattacaagaaaaaggtcagaaaattaataataataattcagattttaaaaagtcacaatattttgaaagaaaatgttGGGTCTAGGACAGACCATACTAATTTTATAGgtgaaaaaaattgtaaaaggcacaggaaaaaaaattagaaaaagtgtaatttacaagaaaaaaagaattgggAATATTTTCATAAAGAAAgtcagaaatttaaaaaaaaaaaaaatgagaatataaaaaatattttaaaaatattataaatgtatttgatatttaaaaaatgtcagaatattTGAAGGAAAGTAGTTTAACACTTTCTGAATAAAAGTCagaatctttttttatattttgagaaTAGTAGTCTGGGGTGTTACCTGTTAAAGTTTTGGGGggtgagggaggggaggggtgtTACCTCTTGAAGGCGGTGTCGGTCCGAGAGACCAGAACCAACAGAACGATGTTGTAGATCAGAATCAAACCGATAGGAAGCAGGAAACCCCAAAACATCGGCTTCCCAAAGTCAAATTCTTTGGATTTATCCAGCGCTGCCAGCCAGCAActttaaacagtaaacaataacaacatatatcattaattatatatatatatatatatatatatatatatatatatatatatatatacactagacgtgttgaaattaatcaaataatcgatgcatcaaatcgtggacatggacgatgctgcatcgataatcggccgggccataatcgattatttctgtttacaagttaatgtaggcctaacaacatttctgtttcaaCATCACATAAAGCATCAAGAACGGCTTAAAACAAAcatccaaaatgtaaaaaaaagcgtcaacaacaaatataacaaCTGTGTTAAAGATCAAACACAcagaagtttatttaatttagatCCAAAGTTTCCAAAGAAACcaaaattacttaaaaaaaaacacattaaaatgtcaaaaaggcagaaaaaaacattgaaaaaatattgagaaaaaaatggcaaaaattttataaaaagtgacaaaaactttaaaataagcatcagaatgtcaaaaaaaataaaacgccAAAAAAGTTTAATGAAGTGCAACAAGATCAAAAGTTTACAAAGAAACCAAAAGTAAGAATTTAAAGAAAAgttgaacagataatgaatgaataattaTACCCACAATTCCTCCTGTCTATATCCTAGAGGGTTTTTCACCCTGTAGGCGATTGCCAGTGTGATCGCCACGATGACAGCTGGGACTCCTGACAGGAAAGAGGAAGTTAAAGAggtatttagatttttttcatttaaatgaatgtCATATTTGTGCTTGtgtggcagtgtgtgcagattaacagtgtttttgtggcagtgtgtgcagattaATGGTGTTTTTtaacatatgcaaatatttgcatgaacattaaaagatttaacAACTAAGACATAAACTGAACAATGAATGTGACTAACATAAATGgaataatgtgtccctgaaccAAAACTCAGAATCAAAGTAGccctcagtatctggtgtggccaccagctgcattaagtactgcagtgcatctcttcctcatgtactgcaccagactggccaggTCTTGCGGTTGTTGTTGCCATCCTGTACCTGTCCCGCAGGTGTGATATTCGGATGTACCGATCCtatgcaggtgttgttacacGTGGTCTGCCACTGGACAATCAGGAGGACaatcagctgtgcttcctgtctccctgtagtaattttcttttaactgtgaCCATAATTGCCTATGGCCCTTaagctgttattgtcttttcgACCATTAAACAGGTGCATGTTCATTAATTGTTTATGGTTTCTTGAACAAGCATGGAAAACATACTTTAAACCATTACAATGTGTCCTGAAAAATGgggcgtttctttttttgctgagtttattATCTTCTATTAAgcaacaaaaagcaaaaaacgtTTTGTACCATTACGCCATTTCGTTTCTCTTCTCACATGTCATCTAAAGAGTTAAATCCTCTAAAGTAAAACTTTAAAGTCGTACCCCATCCTATGGTGGCGCTGAGCGGCGACCAGTACGGTGGCAGGTTCTGGCGCTTCTTGCGAAAGAGCAGCACCTCCTGTGTGGCGTACACGCTGTTCCACGTGAACGTAGCTAACAAGAAGAAGTGAAGCAGCGCCGTCACCGCCGAACATGCGCCACTGTCAGCCGCCACGTATTCGTCAGAGTCCGGAACGTCGTTGGTCTCGGTGTTGCGCACTGCGTCGTCGTCGACAGCATTCTGTTGGAGGTCTGTCTTTTGGCTGTTTGTGACGCCAGAGAGGAAAGTGATGATGAAGGCCAGCAGGCTGAACCATATACTCAGCAAAGCAATCTGGGTGTTCCTGTAGTTCTTCCATTCGCCCCTGTTCACAGATCGTTACATTTTAGGTATAGAGTCGAACTAATAAGAGATAAGTCCTAAGAATATTCACCTAGacaataaattatatataatatgataaATAATGTCTTACTTGTCCGTAATGTGGTGAATTATTGTAACAACCAAACCCAGGAATGACAAATAAAGTCCAACTTTAGAAAGCATATCCAGTGCTTCTGCATATTCATAATTCTCTTTGAAggactgaaacacaaacacacaatagaGTTT is a window encoding:
- the LOC118494516 gene encoding adhesion G-protein coupled receptor G7-like; the encoded protein is MCFLSQLTGSANLEVLAESAQILTSQPEDLTAEEVTMAAQIADTLLSSVNVSQSVREAAVATVSQILNADPPDNNQENSATLSLTRTLSSLSVNLSLISDQFDSKLVQPNIAVQSAQISAADTRGVQFTALSGTSGSFVADHIQLDTNTSADPDFIADAVVHLQFPPGGAAGGLQTPSNVSVGFVLYQNDHFFRSQRYRRRRASVRVLSATVGGLEPQQVQMLFRPTLLNGMSLWDFSCVFWNYTLDDWSTAGCWKGNASDGVLRCYCNHTTNFAALWSFKENYEYAEALDMLSKVGLYLSFLGLVVTIIHHITDNVNRGEWKNYRNTQIALLSIWFSLLAFIITFLSGVTNSQKTDLQQNAVDDDAVRNTETNDVPDSDEYVAADSGACSAVTALLHFFLLATFTWNSVYATQEVLLFRKKRQNLPPYWSPLSATIGWGVPAVIVAITLAIAYRVKNPLGYRQEEFCWLAALDKSKEFDFGKPMFWGFLLPIGLILIYNIVLLVLVSRTDTAFKSIRKFLNSFSLAVLLGLSWTLGYLVLVTTGTAHVVVSIIFCLCTTTQGLLIFILFTAIRPSFRGRVSRSVRIISSVNIQLKQFKYNVQRDWTSSNESYKVRID